CGCTCCCGCGCGGTCACACGATCCGCACCGCTGCGACCGAGGAGGACCAGCGGGCGGCCTGGACGATCCTCGAGGACGCCTTCCTCGAGTGGTCCGAGCGCGACCGCGAGCCGTTCGAGGACTTCGCCGCCGAGGTGATGGGCCGGCCGGGCTTCGAGCCGTGGCACCTGCGCCTGGTCGTCGACGGGGACGGCGTCCCGGTGGGGGCGTGCCACCTCGTCGTGTTCCGCGGGGAGGACACCACCCAGGGCTACGTGCAGAGCCTCGGCGTACGCCGGGACCGCCGGCACCAGGGCCTCGCCCGGGCGCTGCTCGCCGACGCGTTCGCCAACGCGCGGGAGGTCGGGGCGGTGTCGTCCGAGCTCAGCACGGACACGCGCACCGGCGCCCTCGGGCTCTACACCCGCGTCGGCATGCGCGTGCGCCAGACCTGGCTCCACCGCGCCTACGACCTGACCCGTCCGGAGCCTGCCGCGCGGCCCGTAGGCTCTGGCGCATGACGATCCTCGACGACGCCCGCCCCGGCATGGACCCGGACGTCCGCCCCCAGGACGACCTCTTCGGCCACGTCAACGGCCGCTGGCTGGCGGAGACCGAGATCCCCTCCGACCGCGCGAGCTGGGGCGCGTTCCACATGCTCGCCGAAGCCGCGGAGTCCCACGTCCGTGCGCTGCTCGAGGAGGCCGACGCCGAGGCCGACCAGGCGCCCCCGGGCAGCACGACCCAGCAGATCGGCCACCTCTACCGCTCGTTCCTCGACGAGGCACGCGTGGAGGAGCTGGGCGCGAGCCCGGTCGCCGCGGCACTGGCGGAGATCGCCGCGGTCACCGACCACCCCTCGCTCGCCGCCCACGTGGGCCGGGCCGAGCGCACGGGCGTCGGCGGCTTCTTCGGCGCCTACGTCAGCACCGACGACCGCAACAGCGAGCGCTACCTCGTTCAGCTCGTGCAGGGCGGCCTCGGGCTGCCCGACGAGTCCTACTACCGCGAGGAGAAGTTCGCCTCGATCCGCGAGGCCTACACCGGCTACCTCTCCGCGCTCTTCGCCCTGGCCGGCGACCTCTACGCCGAGGACCCCGACGTCTCCGCCGCGCGGGTCCTGCGCCTCGAGACGCGCCTGGCCGAGGGCCACTGGGAGCGGGCGGCGACCCGCGACGTGATCAAGTGCTACAACCTGATGACCTTCGAGCAGCTCCGCGAGCTCGCCCCGGCCTTCGCCTGGGAGGAGTACGCCGAGGCGCTCGGCGCGACCGAGGAGACGCTGGCGGAGGTCGTGGTCCGGCAGCCGAGCTACCTCGCCCACCTGTCCGGGGTCGTCGCCGACCAGTCGGTCGAGCTGGCCGACTGGCAGGCCTGGATGTCGGCCAGGACGCTGCGCTCCGCGGCGCCGTACCTCTCCTCGGCCTTCGTCGAGCGCAACTTCGACTTCTACGGCCGCACCCTGTCCGGCACCCCCGAGCTGCGAGCCCGCTGGAAGCGTGCGGTCACGTTCGTCGAGGGCTCGGTCGGCGAGGCCGTCGGCGAGAGGTACGTCGAGCGGCACTTCCCGCCGGCCGCCAAGGCCGCGATGGACGAGCTGGTGACCAACCTGCTCGAGGCCTACCGCCGCTCGATCACCGACCTCGACTGGATGACCGAGGCCACCAAGGCCCGCGCGTTCGACAAGCTGCGCACCTTCCGGCCCAAGATCGGCTACCCCGAGAAGTTCCGCGACTACTCCGCGCTGCGCGTCGAGCCCGGTGACCTGTGGGGCAACGCCCAGCGGGCCGCGGAGTTCGAGCACGACCGGCAGCTCGGCAAGATCGGCTCGCCGGTGGACCGCGACGAGTGGCACATGCTGCCGCAGACCGTCAACGCCTACTACAACCCCGGCATCAACGAGATCTGCTTCCCCGCAGCGATCCTGCAGCGTCCGTTCTTCGACCTCGACGCCGACCCGGCGGAGAACTACGGCGGCATCGGCGCGGTCATCGGTCACGAGATCGGTCACGGCTTCGACGACCAGGGCTCGGAGTACGACGAGCTCGGCAACCTCAACGAGTGGTGGACCGAGGCCGACAAGGCGGCGTTCCGCGAGCGCGCGGACAAGCTGATCGCGCAGTACGACGGCCTCTCGCCGCGCGCGCTGCCCGAGGAGAAGGTCAACGGGGCCCTGACCGTCGGCGAGAACATCGGCGACCTCGGTGGCCTCACGATCGGCCTCAAGGCCTACCTGATCAGCCTCGGCGACCGGCCGCTGCCGGAGTCCGACGGGCTCACCGGCACCCAGCGGCTGTTCCTCAACTGGGCCCACGTGTGGCGCACCAAGGACCGCACCGAGCTGGCCCTGCAGCGGCTGACCGTCGACCCGCACAGCCCGCCGGAGTTCCGCGCCAACATCGCCCGCAACCTCGACGAGTTCCACTCCGCCTTCGCCACCCGGCCGGGCGACGGCCTGTGGCTCGAGCCCGAGGAGCGCGTGCGCATCTGGTGAGCGTTTTGTCCTGGTGCGCAAGGGGTACATGTGTGTCCGACGGACGCGGCACGCGTCCCTGGTGAGAGGAACACACCATGACCATCGGCGGCGGAATCCTGCTCTTCGTCATCGGGGCCATCCTGGCCTTCGCGGTCGACGTCGACATCCCGGGCATCGAGGACAACACCCTGGGCTACATCCTCATGCTGGCCGGCGTGCTGGTCGCCGTGCTGAGCCTGGCCGCCACCCGGCGCCGCCACAGCACCGTCGCGGTCACCCGCGACGCCTCGGGTCGTGAGGCCGTGACCGAGCGCCACACCGACTCCACCGGTGGTCCGGTCGTCTGAGCGCCCACCCGCCACCTGACGCGCGCCCGTCGCGCGTCACCACTCGCACGAGCCTCTTCGCGGGGCTCGTGCTCGTGATTTTCCTGACCGCCCTGTCCGCCGTGCTGCTGCGCGACGACAGCCCGGCCGCGGACTGCGCCGTCGCCGTCTCCTCAGGCGAGACGAGCCCCCAGCTGGTCCCGCGCGCCGCCCTCCTGCCGGCCGGCTCGGTCGGCCGGCAGCGCCGGCGGGTGGTCGAGGCGGTCGAGGGTCTCGGCGGCCCGGTCGGGTCGGTCATCACCGGCCGGTTCTTCGAGCGCCTGACCCAGCGCCCCAGCGTCGTGGCGTACGCCGACCGGCTGGCCCTGGTGACCACCCCGCAGCCCGGGCGCGCGGTCGTCGACGTGGTGGACGTCGACCGCGCCCGGACCGACTGGCGCGTCGACCTCGCCGGGGACCCGGCCTGGACCACGTTCACCGGTGGGCCGGTCGGGGAGGACCTCGTGCTGGCCTTCTCCGGGCCGCAGCCGAGCCTGCTCACCCTCGCCGGCGACTCGGTCCCGCTGGTCTGCGGCGACCTGCCGCGGACGGGCCCCTCCACCCTGGTGCGCACCGACCAGGCGGGGTCCGACGTGGTCGTGGGCTCGGTGGGGGCCGACGGACGGCGGGTGGTCCGCCTGGTCGACCCGGCCACCGGCAAGGTCGGCTGGACCCGTCACGGACGAGGGGCCCTGGCGTCGGTCTCGGTCGCCGGCGACCTCGTGCTCCTCGCCCGGGCCGACTCGGCCTCGCTCGCGACCGGGGGTGCACCGACGCCGGGCCCCGGCGCGTGGGTCGAGGCGCTGTCCCGCTCCGGCGGGTCGCAGGTCTGGGCGCACCGCGGTCCCGCGGCTGCCCTCCTGACCGCCGGACCCGACGGGTCGTCGTACCTCCTCCGGACGGGGGGCCGGCCCCGCGTCGTCGCCCTCGACGCCAGGGGCCGGGTCCGCTGGACACGGCCCGTGCCCGTCGGCTTCCGGTCCGCCTGGCTGTGGGCCGACCGCCTGGTGCTGCGCGGCCCGGACCCCCGGGGCGGCGCGATGCTCCGCGCGCTCGACACCTCCTCCGGACGGCCCGCGTGGACCGTGCGGGCACGACAGGCCCCTCCGGTCGGGGACAGCCCCCGGCCGGGTCTCGGGACGCCGCTGGTCGAGGACGGCACCGCCTGGGTGCCCGCCCCCAACGGGCTCCTCGAGGTCGACGTGGCCTCCGGCCGCGCGACCCGGCACGACTCGACCGCCCGGGTGGACGAGCTGCTGCGCCTCGGCGACCGGGCCGAGGGACGCGTGGCGGTGGTGAGCGGCACCGCCCTGCTGGTCACCCGCTGAGCCTGCGCTCCCGCCTAGACTTCCCTTCCGCCCGGGCGCCGACCCGGACCGTCTCCCGGAGGGGCCCGTGGCCAAGTCCAAGGCACCGATCGTCACAGCCGTGGTCGTCGGTGTGGTCGCGGTCGTGGCGGTCAAGCTCATCGTCGGGGGCGGTGGGTCCGAGAAGACGCCTGGTGCCACGCCGAGCGACGCGGGTCGCGACACCAGCGGCTGCGTCTCGCTGACGGTCGCGGCGTCCAGCGAGAAGGCGGCGCTGCTGGGGCGGATCGCCTCGGCCTACGAGGACACCGACCCCGAGGTCGGCGGCACCTGCGTCGCGGTCGAGGTGACCTCGGTCGCCTCGGGCGGCGGCGAGCAGGCCCTGGCGCGCGGGTGGGACGAGGAGCTCGACGGCCCGCGTCCCGACGTGTGGACCCCGGCCGCCTCGACGTGGGTGGGCCTCCTGCAGCAGGACCTCGCCGCGAAGGACAAGCCCGACCTGGTCCCGGACGAGACGCCCTCGATCGCCTCGACGCCCCTCGTGCTCGCGATGCCGCGACCGATGGCCCAGGCCCTCGGCTGGCCGGCCAAGTCCCTCGGCTGGAGCGACGTGCTGTCGCTGGTGGAGGACCAGCGCGGCTGGGCCGCGCTCGGCCACCCCGAGTGGGGCCGCTTCACGCTCGGCAAGACCAACCCCAACCTGTCCACGTCCGGGCTCGCCGCCACGATCGGATCTTTTGTCGCAGCGACAGGAAAGTCGTCCGACCTCACCGACCGGGACCTCGAGGACCCGCGGGTGCGGAGGTTCGTGCAGACGGTGGAGCGCTCGGTCGTCCACTACGGCGACACGACTCTGACCTACCTGTCCAACCTGCAGCGCGCCGACGACAGGGGCGCGTCGCTCGGCTACGTCAGCGCGGTCGCCGTGGAGGAGAAGTCGGTCCTCGACTACAACAACGGCAACCCCACCGGTGACCCGGCGACGCTGGGCGACCACGAGAAGCCCGCGGTGCCCCTGGCGGCGATCTACCCCAAGGAGGGCACGCTGTTCTCCGACAGCCCGTGGGTGACGCTCGACGCCCCCTGGGTCGACGAGGACAAGCGGGCCGCGTCCGCGGACCTCCTGTCCTACCTCCGCAGCGCCAAGGCCCAGAAGGTCTTCACCGACGCCGGCTTCCGGACCTACGACGGCAAGCCCGGCAAGCCGATCACGACCAGCGAGGACCTCATCGCCGACGGGGTGAAGGTCACGCTGAGCCCGCCGGCACCGGCCGTGCTCTCGCAGGTGCGCTCGGCGTGGACCCAGCTGCGCAAGCCCGCCCGCGTGCTCATGCTGCTCGACGTGTCCGGGTCGATGGGCGAGCCCGTGCCCGACGCCGGCGCCTCCAAGCTCGAGCTGGCCAAGCGGGCCGCGATCCGGGCGATGACCCAGTTCGCGCCGACCGACGAGGTCGGCCTGTGGGCGTTCACCACCGACCTCGACGGCGAGGAGCAGATCTACCGCGAGCTCGAGCCCGTCCTGCCGATCTCCCGCCAGCGCGACGACCTGAGGCGGTCGATCCGGTCCCTCACGCCGCTCAACGGCACCCCGCTCTACGCCGCGATCCGTGCCGCCGTCGGCACGATGGGGACGTCCCTGGACGCCGACAAGATCAACGCCGTGGTCGTCCTGACCGACGGCCGCAACGAGTACCCCGCCGACACCGACCTGGCCGGCCTCGTCCGCCAGCTCGGCGGGGGCAGCAGCGAGTCACCCGACACCTCGCTGCGGGTGTTCACGATCGCCTACGGCGAGGGGGCCGACCTGGAGACCCTCCGCCAGATCAGCGCGGCCAGCAACGCCGCGGCCTACGACGCGACGCGGCCGGAGAGCATCGACAAGGTGTTCACCGCCGTGCTGAGCAACTTCTGAGTCGGGCCGGGTCGACGATGGGTTTCGGCAAGCAGGTGGCCAGGGCGGGACGTGACCCGTGGCTCCTGGTGACCTCCGGGGTCGGCGGCGGGCTGGCCTGGGCCGTGCTGCCGGTCGCCGGTGTCGCCGGTGCCGCGGCCGCCCCGGTCGGCCTCGGCATCGCCGCCGCGATGTGGGGCGTCGGGGCCGTCGTCGGGGCGTTGAGCGGCAAGGACGACGACGACTGGGACGAGGAGGAGGTCGAGGAGATCGGGCTGCGTCCCGGCACTCCACAGGCCACGATGGTGCGGGCGATCCACGGCTACGTCACCGACCTCGAGGACCTCCGCGCCTCGCCCCTGCCCGACAGCGTGCTGGACCAGTCGATCACCGCGCTGGTCGCCGCCCAGGGTGCCGAGCAGACCGCGGTGCGGGTCGCGGCCGCGGTCGACGGCCTCGACGACGCCCTCCGGCGGAGCAGGCGCCCACCCGGCCAGGAGCCGCGCGGCGGTGCGCTCGCGGCGGTGCAGCGGATGGCCGAGCGCCGCACTGCCCTGCTCACCAAGCTGCAGCACAGCGTCGACCAGGTCGCCGAGGTCTACACCAAGCTGCTGGAGATGCGGGCGAGCGTGGCCGCCCTCGATGTCGGCGACGGGGCCGACGAGGTCACCCGGGTCAACGCCTCGCTCGACGCGCTGCGCGGATCGCTGGCCGAGCTCGAGGACGAGCGTCGCGCGCTCCCGTGAGCCGGGTCGCATCTGTCGGACCCCTCCGGTAGGCATGACCCCATGACGACCGGGAGCTCGGGACCCCTGCTGCGCTTCCAGGCGCTGTGCCTGGACACCGACGCCGCCCACCTGGAGCAGGTGGCGGCGTTCTGGTCGACCGCGCTGGGCTGGGAGCGCGAGCCCGGGCACGGCGGTGCCGTCCTGCGCGGCGAGGGGCCGGGGGCGTCGCTGTGGATCGACGTCGTCCCGGAGCCGCGCACCGTCAAGCACCGCACCCACCTCGACGTGCGCGTCGACGACGTCGAGACGCTGGTGGCCGCCGGGGCCCGGGTCGACGACGCGACGTCCTTCCCCTGGGTGGTCCTGCGCGACCCCGAGGGGGGCGAGCTGTGCGCCTTCCCGACGCGCGAGGACCGGGGCCCGGGGCTCTACGAGGTCTGCACCGACTGCGGTCCCGACCCGCTGCCGATCACACGCTGGTGGGCCGAGGTGCTCGGGGCCCACGCGGGGCAGGACGAGGGCGACGACTGGGCCCACCTCGCGTCGGTCGAGGGCGCCCCCTTCGAGCTGTGGGTGTTCTGCCCCGTGCCGGAGCCCAAGACCGCCAAGAACCGCTTCCACCTCGACTTCCGCGCCACCCGCCCCGACACGGTCGACCTCCTCGTGCAGCGCGGCGCGACCGTCCTCCGCGCGCCCGACCGGGAGATCTCCTGGCACGTCCTCGCCGACCCCGACGGCAACGAGCTCTGCGTCTTCCCGGCGGAGGGCTCGTGAGGTCAGGGGACGAGCAGCGCCGGCACGGCCGAGAGGACGGTGGCCCGGCCGAGCACCGCGAGGCCGTCGTTGGCGCCCGTCCGGGCGAGCCCGAGGCGGTGGTCGCTGCCCGCCCGCTCCAGCAGGGAGTTGACCGCGCCGGCCGGTCGCACGGTGCAGTCCCGCCACGGGTCCTCGACGTCGGGGAGGCCACGTTGCCCGTCGGCCCAGCCGTAGAGCCGCACCCGCCGGTCGCCGACCTCGACCTCGTAGCCCGTCGACCCCTCCCGGTGCGGGGACTCCACGGTCGTGGTCCTGCGCCGCTCGCCCCACGACAGCCCGGACCGCGCACCGGCGCGGACGAGGGTCCTGACCAGGTCGTCGTGCTCGCTCACGGCACCATCCTGCCGGTCAGGGCGGTGGCGGCATGAGCATCCACCTCCATCGCGGCACCGACACCACCGTGCTGGCCGACGGCCTGGCCGAGCTCCTGGCCGCGCTGCTGCCCGACCCCTTCGCCGAGGAGGTCGTGGTCGTCCCCGCCAAGGGGGTGGAGCGCTGGCTGGCCCAGCGGCTGTCGCACCACCTCGGGGCAGGGCCCCGCGGTGGCGACGGCGTGTGCGCCGGCGTCCGGTTCCTCAACCCACGCTCGCTGGTGGCGATGCTGACCGGCACCGAGGACGACGACCCGTGGGACCCCGACCGCTTCGTGTGGCCGCTGCTGCGGGTGGTCGACGGCTCGCTCGACGAGCCGTGGTGCGCCACGCTCGCCCGCCACCTCGGCCACGGCGGAGCCGACCCCCTCGACGAGCTCCGGCGCGACCGTCGCTACGCCGTCGCGCGTCGCCTGGCCGGGCTGTTCTCCTCCTACGCCGTGCAGCGCCCGCAGCTGGTCTCCGACTGGCGGGTGGGTCGCGACACCGACGGGGCCGGCGGTGTCCTGCCCGAGGACCTCCGCTGGCAGCCCGAGCTGTGGCGCCGGCTCCTCGCCGAGCGCGACGTGCCGGCCCCCGACCAGCGGCACGCCGCCGTCGTGGAGGCGATCCGCGGGGGCGCCGACCTCGCGCTGCCCGACCGGCTGTCGATGTTCGGCCACACCCGCATGCCGCGCACCGAGCTCGAGCTGCTGCGCGCGGTCGGCGAGGTCCGCGAGGTGCACCTGTGGCTGCCGCAGGCCTCCCCGGCCGGGTGGGAGCGACTGGTCGAGGAGACCGCGGCCGGACCGGTCCGCCGCAGCGACGACGCGGGGGGTCGGCTGCTGCACCACCGGCTCCTGTCCTCGCTGGGACGCGACTCGCGCGAGCTGCAGCGCTCGCTGAGCCTGCTCTCGCCCGAGGTCGAGACCGTCCACGCGCCACCGGCCGGAGCGGCCGGATCGTCGGGGTCGTCCGGGTCGTCCGGGTCGTCGGGGGCGCCGGGGGCGTCGGGGCCCGCCACCCTGCTCCAGCTGCTGCAGCACGACCTGCGCGGCGACCTCGACGCCGGTGAGGTCGCGCGGCTCGGCGACCGCCCGCGACCGGTCGGCGACACCTCGGTGCAGGTGCACTCGTGCCACAGCCCGGCACGCCAGGTCGAGGTGCTGCGCGAGGTGCTGGTCGGGCTCCTGCAGGACGACCCGACCCTCGAGCCCCGCGACATCCTCGTGATGTGTCCCGACGTGGAGGCCTACGCCCCGCTGTTCTCCGCGACGTTCGGGCTCCTGGACTCCGTCGGCGCCGACGGCCACCCCGGTCACCAGTTGCGGGTGCGGCTCGCCGACCGCGGTCTGGGCAGCACCAACCCGCTGCTCGAGACCGCGCTGCGGCTGGTCGAGCTGGCCGGCGGCAGGGCCACCGCCAGCGAGGTGCTCGACCTGGTCGCCGAGGACGTCGTGCGGCGGCGCTTCGCCCTCGACGAGGACGACGTCGGCGAGCTGCGCGCCTGGACGGAGCGCTCGGGCGTGCGCTGGGGGCTGACCCCCGCCCTGCGCGCCGACTTCGCGATGGTCGGCTTCCCCCAGAACACCTGGCAGGCCGGGCTCGACCGCGTGCTCCTCGGCGCCGCGATGGCCGAGGGCGACGTGCTGGTCGGCCGGCGCCTGCCGCTCGACGACGTCGGCAGCACGGGCATCGACCTGGCCGGCCGCCTGGCCGAGCTGGTCGAGCGCCTGGGCTCGACGGTGGAGGCCCTGCGGTCGGCCCGCACGCTGACCGAGTGGGGCACGGCCCTGCTCCACGGCGTGACCGCGGTGACCGACGTCGCCCCGAGGGACGGCTGGATCCGCACCGAGCTCGAGCGCCAGGTCGCCTCGATCCTCGACGAGGGCGGAGCGGCGGGCGACGGCACGACGCTGCGGCTGGCCGACGTACGCCGCCTGCTGCTGCAGCACACCCAGCCGCGCCCGACCCGCGCCAACTTCCGCACCGGCGAGCTGACGGTCGCCACGCTGGTGCCGATGCGCTCGGTGCCCCACCGCGTGATCTGCCTGGTGGGCCTCGACGACGGGGTGTTCCCGCGCAACACCGTCGCCGACGGTGACGACGTCCTCCTGCGCGACCCCGTGACCGGCGAGCGTGACCCGCGCGGCGAGGACCGCCAGCTCCTCCTCGACGCGGTGCTGGCCGCCGGCACGACCCTGGTGGTGACCTACACCGGACGCTCGATCCACAGCAACGAGGAGCGGCCGCCTGCCGTGCCGCTCGGCGAGCTCCTCGACGCGCTCGACCTGACCGCTCCAGGGGCGCGGACCGGCGTGCTGACCCACCACCGGCTGCAGCCGTTCGACCCCGACGCGTTCGGCGCGCAGCGTGCCGCGACCTCCTTCGACCGCGCCGCGCTCGAGGGCGCCCGTGCCGTCGTCGGTCAGCGCCGGCCCCGTCCGCCGTTCCTGGCGGCGCCCCTGCCCGAGGGCCGCGCCGCGGTCGACCTCGACGGACCGACCGACGGCGGCCTGGTGGTGACCCTCGAGGACCTGCAGCGGTTCTACCTCAGCCCGGTCAGGGGCTTCCTGCGCCAGGGGCTGGGTGCCGGCCTCCCCGCCGAGCACGACGCCGTCGAGGACCGCATGCCCGTCGAGCTCGACCACCTCCAGCGCTGGGCCCTCGGCGACCGGATGCTGGCGCGCGCGGTCGCGGGCCAGGACTTCGAGACGGTCTGCAACGCCGAGCTCACCCGCGGCCAGCTGCCGCCGGCCGGGCTGGGCTTCGCCGCGATCCGCGACGTCACCCAGCAGGTCAACGGCCTCTACTCCGCCAGCGCCCGTGACCGGCAGGTCACGCCGACCGCGGTGGACGTCACCGTCGACCTCGTCGTCGACGGCGTGCCGTGCCGGCTGACCGGGGTGGTCCCCGACGTCCGGGGCGACACGGTCGTCCGGGTCGCGTTCGGGTCGCTGTCGGTCAAGCACCGGTGGCGGGCGTGGCTCGACCTGCTCGCGCTCAGTGCCGCCCACCCCGACCGCGCCTGGACCACCGCGACCTACGGCTGGGTCAAGCGGGCCGGCACCGCCGAGGTGTCCCGCATGGGCGGGGTCACCGACGCGGCCGGTCTCCTGGCCGGGCTGGTCGCGCTCCAGCGCCGCGGCCTGCGAGAGCCCCTCCCGGTCCCTCCCCGCACGGCCTACAAGCTCGCCGAGGCGCGGCTGCACCACAAGAGCGACTACTGGCCCATCCGCCGCGAGTGGGACCACGACGACAACGCCGTCGTCCCGGGCGAGAGCGCGGCGCCCGAGCACGTCCGGGTCTACGGCGTCCGCGCGCCGGTCGACGTCCTGCTCACCGACGCCCTCGACGACGACCCCGGGCCCCGCAGCGAGCGCAACCGCCTGGCCCGGCTCGCGTGCTTCCTGTGGAACCCGGTCTTCGAGCACGAGCAGGTGAGACACGCGTGAGCAACGTGATCCCGCTGCGACCGGGGCCCGCGACCTTCGACGTCTGCGGCGCCCTCCCCACCGGCACGACCCTGCTCGAGGCGAGCGCGGGCACCGGCAAGACCTGGACGATCGCCTCGCTGGTGGCCCGCCACGTGGTCGAGGGCCACGTGCCGCTCGACCGGATGCTCGTGGTGACCTTCGGCCGCGCGGCCAGCCAGGAGCTCCGCGAGCGGGTGCGCGAGCGTCTGGTCGAGGCCGAGCGGGCGCTGGCCGGCGGGCCGGCCGGCGACGGCCTGCTCGAGCTGCTCACCGACGTCGAGGAGACCGAGCGGGTCGAGCGGCTGCGCCGGGTGCGCGAGGCGCTGGTCGACTTCGATGCCGCGACGATCGCCACGATCCACCAGTTCTGCCAGCTCGTGCTCGCGGGTCTCGGCGTGGCCGGCGACAGCGACCGCTCGGCCGTGCTCGTGGAGAACCTCGACGACCTGCGCGAGGAGGTCGTCGACGACCTCTACGTCCGCAAGTTCGCCCCCGGCGACACCGCCCCGGCCTTCAGCCGCCGCGACGCCACCAAGATCGCCAAGGTCGCGGTCGGCGACCCCCGGGCCACCCTCGAGCCCCGGGCGGCCACGGCCGAGACGACGGCCGGCACGCGCCTGCGCTTCGCCGAGGCCGTGCGTCGCGAGATCGACGTGCGCAAGCGTCGCCTCGGCGTCCTGTCCTACGACGACCTGCTGGGCCGCCTGGCCGACGCGCTCGAGGCCGAGGACTCCCCGGCCCGCGAGCGCATGCGCGGTCGGTGGTCCCTCGTCCTGGTCGACGAGTTCCAGGACACCGACCCGGTGCAGTGGCAGGTCTTCGACCGCGCGTTCTCCGGCCACGCGACGCTGGTGCTCATCGGCGACCCCAAGCAGGCGATCTACGCCTTCCGTGGCGGTGACGTCGACACCTACCTCCAGGCCAAGCAGACCGCGAGCGCGGAGCTGACGCTCGGCACCAACCACCGCAGCGACGAGCCCCTGGTGGCCTCGCTGACCGCCTTCCTCGCCGACGCCGAGCTCGGCACCGACATCGTGGTGCGCCCCGTGACCGCGGCCCACGAGGGGAGCCGCCTGGCCGGGCTCCCCGAGCCCTCGCCCTTCCGGCTGCGGCTGCTCGACCGCGAGCAGTGCGGCGGTGCGGGGGCCAAGCCGCTGGCCATGCAGGCGGTCCGCGAGGTCGTGCCGGACGACGTGGCCGCCGACGTCGCGCGACTGCTGTCCTCGGGAGGGACCTTCCGCGACGGCGAGACCGACCGGCCCCTCCAGCCCGGCGATGTGGCCGTGCTCGCCGCCAAGCGGGCCGACCTCGACCGGGTGCACGTGGCGCTGGCGGCTCGGGGGGTGCGCTCGGTGGTCGCGGGGTCGGGCAACGTCGTGACCACCGAGGCGGGCACCGACTGGCTGGTCCTGCTCGAGGCGCTGGAGCAGCCCCACCGGCCCGAGCGGGTGCGGGCCGCGGCGCTGACCGCGTTCCTCGGCCACAGCGCGGCCGAGCTGTCCGAGGGCGGTGAGCCGCTGACC
This genomic window from Nocardioides marmoribigeumensis contains:
- the recC gene encoding exodeoxyribonuclease V subunit gamma produces the protein MSIHLHRGTDTTVLADGLAELLAALLPDPFAEEVVVVPAKGVERWLAQRLSHHLGAGPRGGDGVCAGVRFLNPRSLVAMLTGTEDDDPWDPDRFVWPLLRVVDGSLDEPWCATLARHLGHGGADPLDELRRDRRYAVARRLAGLFSSYAVQRPQLVSDWRVGRDTDGAGGVLPEDLRWQPELWRRLLAERDVPAPDQRHAAVVEAIRGGADLALPDRLSMFGHTRMPRTELELLRAVGEVREVHLWLPQASPAGWERLVEETAAGPVRRSDDAGGRLLHHRLLSSLGRDSRELQRSLSLLSPEVETVHAPPAGAAGSSGSSGSSGSSGAPGASGPATLLQLLQHDLRGDLDAGEVARLGDRPRPVGDTSVQVHSCHSPARQVEVLREVLVGLLQDDPTLEPRDILVMCPDVEAYAPLFSATFGLLDSVGADGHPGHQLRVRLADRGLGSTNPLLETALRLVELAGGRATASEVLDLVAEDVVRRRFALDEDDVGELRAWTERSGVRWGLTPALRADFAMVGFPQNTWQAGLDRVLLGAAMAEGDVLVGRRLPLDDVGSTGIDLAGRLAELVERLGSTVEALRSARTLTEWGTALLHGVTAVTDVAPRDGWIRTELERQVASILDEGGAAGDGTTLRLADVRRLLLQHTQPRPTRANFRTGELTVATLVPMRSVPHRVICLVGLDDGVFPRNTVADGDDVLLRDPVTGERDPRGEDRQLLLDAVLAAGTTLVVTYTGRSIHSNEERPPAVPLGELLDALDLTAPGARTGVLTHHRLQPFDPDAFGAQRAATSFDRAALEGARAVVGQRRPRPPFLAAPLPEGRAAVDLDGPTDGGLVVTLEDLQRFYLSPVRGFLRQGLGAGLPAEHDAVEDRMPVELDHLQRWALGDRMLARAVAGQDFETVCNAELTRGQLPPAGLGFAAIRDVTQQVNGLYSASARDRQVTPTAVDVTVDLVVDGVPCRLTGVVPDVRGDTVVRVAFGSLSVKHRWRAWLDLLALSAAHPDRAWTTATYGWVKRAGTAEVSRMGGVTDAAGLLAGLVALQRRGLREPLPVPPRTAYKLAEARLHHKSDYWPIRREWDHDDNAVVPGESAAPEHVRVYGVRAPVDVLLTDALDDDPGPRSERNRLARLACFLWNPVFEHEQVRHA